TGGAAGAATGCTTTAAATACAGAAACTTCAACTTAAACTTCATAAAAGGACTTTTAATGAACGAAAAACAAAAAGAACCTGTAAATTTAACACAGAAAGCATCATTTAAATATGAAGGAATGCAACAAATAAAAAGAAATTTAAAGGAGTATAAACTATGGCAAATATAGAAGACATATCAAAAACAATAAAATACTACTGTAAATTGTTATCAATTCCCCTTGTTGGAGAGATTTATGAAAAAGAAGCAGAACAGGCAAACAAGACACAACTCAGCTATCAGCATTATCTTTATAATCTACTGAAATATCAGGTTGACTCAAGACTGGATAATTCAGTACAGAGGAAGATAAAGAAAGCGAAGTTTCCATTCATAAAGACCATTGAAGAGTATGACTTTAGCTTTCAACCGAAGGTAGATGAGAAACTAATAAAACAGCTAAGTGAGCTTAATTTTGTTGGGGAAGGTAAGAACATAATCTTTGCAGGACCTCCTGGAGTTGGTAAAACCCATTTAGCAGTAGCCATAGGAGTAAAAGCAGCGATGGCAAGAAAGAGAGTATTGTTTTTTACAGCAGAAGAACTGATAAACAACTTAATATCAGCGGAGTATTCAAAAACATTGCCCCAATATATAGAAAGCTTAAGCAGAATAGAGTTGCTGATAATAGATGAAGTTGGATATCTTGAGATAAGCAAGGCATCAGCGGCTTTATTTTTTAAACTTATATCAAAGAGATATGAAAAGACCTCAACAATAATAACAACGAACAAGCCATTTGAAGAGTGGAATGAGATATTTGGAGATGAAGTAATAGCAGCAGCAATACTTGACAGACTTCTTCATCATTGTTATCCCTTTTTTATAACAGGGAAAAGCTACAGGATGAAAGAATTATTTGAGAAAGGGGGTGAAAAAAGAATAAAAAATGATACTATATAGGGTGGGTCAAATTTCGTGAAAAAAACCGGGTCAATTTTCATGAAAATTTACAGTCTGTAATCTGAATTGCCTTTTTAATGTTGTTCACTATCTCCTTTTTGTTTGCTGAGACATATAAACTTAAAAGTCCACCAGTGAGAAAATCACCAACTGCTGCATCACTCATTACCTTTTGAGCATGCTGCTCGGCTGCAAGAGAAGTTGGTTGCTCGGGGGAACAAACAGATATAATCAGGAAGAAGCATTGGAAATAAAAAAACTTCTTATTGACATAGCCTCAAAGCTAACACCAGAGAAAAGCAAAGAGATAGCAGTGATAACTCCATGCAGCGCACAAAAAAAACTACTGCGAAAGATAATAAATGACCTTAAAGACAGAGGTCAGATTCAAAACTTACAGATAAAATGTGATACCGTTGATAGCTTTCAGGGACAGGAGGCTGATATTGTAATCTACAGTTGTGTAAGAACAGATGGAAGCCTTTCCTTTCTAATCGATAAAAAGCGTCTTAATGTAGCACTCTCAAGGGTAAGAGAGAATCTTTTCATAGTTGGACACAAAGACTTTCTATACAACGCTAAAGTTGAGGGAAAGGAGATTATAAAAAACTTTTGAATGCAGTTCATAGAGTATGTTATAAACATAAAACTCAAGGTTTTTGGGGGATTATCCTCAACTTGAGCTTTCACTACAGTATCAACGATCTTTGACAAGTTTGGACCCTCAATAGAGGGGTGAAAATTGAAAGTAAACACTTACATTTTGCCCTTTCAAAAAGGGGGTTAGGAAAAATGGGCTTTAAAAGCCTTAAAAATCAGAGGGTTACAAAGCCCGTCCTCGGAAACGTGACCTCATTTAAAAGGGATTGCGACTCTGCTGTTAATTTCTCAACAGCTTTGTCCAACCTTTCACTCGGAAACATGACCTCATTTAAAAGGGATTGCAATTTTTAATGTTGAGCAAGCATATTTGTCACTGCGAGGGTGGCATTCCACCCGAAGCAGTCTCTCTATTCCTACAGAGTTGTAACGAAGAGATTGCTTCCCCCTCGCTGTGCTCGGGGTCGCAATGACGAGAGAGAGGCGAGATTGCTTCGCCTTCGGCTCGCAATGACAGAAAGAAGGCATTCGCAATGAAGGAAGAGGATGCTTCTTGCAATGACATAAAAAAGAGCACGCAATGGCTGACTGTAGGGATTGCTTCGTCGCTTACGCTCCTCGCAATGACAGAAAAGAACGCTCCTCGCAATGACAGGATAGGATGCTTCTCGCAATGACAAAGGAGAGCCCGCCCTCGGAAACGTGACCTCATTTAAAAGGGATTGCAATTTTTAATGTTGAGCAAGCATATTTGTCACTGCGAGGGTGGCATTCCACCCGAAGCAGTCTCTCTATTCCTACAGAGTGGTAACGAAGAGATTGCTTCCCCCTCGCTGTGCTCGGGGTCGCAATGACGAGAGAGAGGCGAGATTGCTTCGCCTTCGGCTCGCAATGACAGAAAGAAGGCATTCGCAATGACAGAAGAGGACGCTTCTTGCAATGACATAAAAAAGAGCACGCAATGGCTGACTGTAGGGATTGCTTCGTCGCTTACGCTCCTCGCAATGACAGGATAGGATGCTCCTCGCAATGACAGAAAAGAACGCTCCTCGCAATGACGGACCTTAGAAATCGCTTCGTGTTCGGCTCGCAATAACTGTATCAGTAGTCAATGCGAGCAGTTTCTTTGCTGATTAATTGATTCTTTCCAGTGCCTTTTTAAGTTCCTCTTTCATCGTTTCTTTTAGCGTCACAGGTTCAATTATCTCAAAATGAGGAATCCATGAATAAAGCCACCACTTTATCTCATCTGTCCCTGATACTGTAAAGGTTAGAGTTATTGTTCCATCGGGGTTTTCAGTTCTTTGTTCTGAATGATGCCACTTTGGTTTTCTCTTTATCAGCTCTGCTACATCCTTTGAAAATTTTACTTTCACCTCAACAGGCTCTGCTTCCCATATGAACCAGCTCTGCTTGAGTTTTTCCCTCAGTGTAAATCCTTCAGGAATGTTGAACTTTGTCTTCATCTGCTTTATCTCAATGATTCTGTCTATGGCAAAGGTTCTTGTGTCTTGCCTCAAATGACAGTAGGCATAGACAAACCACAGTCCATCATGGAAGATTAATCCATAGGGATCAATGAGTCTTTCTGTCACCTCATTGGTATTTATGGAGTGATACTTTATCATAAGTTGCATCCGCTCAAGTGCCGCCTCTGAGATTATGTTGAATTTCTCTATGTCAAGCTCTGTTTGAATATTTGGCAGATAGTGATGAATCTGTCCATGGGGCTTTTTTCCAACAGGATTAATCTTTTCCATAAGTGACATTAGTTTTTCTGAAAGTGAAGGTGCAGATTTTTTAAGCACGTCATTGAGGGTAAGTATTACTGCAAGCTCTTCCTTTTCAACAGGGATGGATTTTAAAGCATGAGGGTTTTCAAAGGTGTATCCACCAAGTTTTGGGTCATAGACAATGGGAACGACCTGATTAAGGATGTATAGATAACGATAGATTGAACGCTCACTTACTTCACAGATTTGAGCAAGCTCTTTTACTGTAGGATGCCTGTCCTGTTCAATGAGATTGAGTATTTTGAGGATGTTGATTACCTTTTCACCAATACCATGAGGTTTCTCTTTCCTTTTGTTTAGTGCTTCCTTTTTTATATTCGGTTTCTTTGGCATTTTATATATTATATCAGTTTAACCAAGACAGCATTATGTCAGAGAGATTTTTTGACTCTGTGGGATTATTCAAAAAAAGGACGCCGATAGAGAGTGCACCCCTTTTTTGTGAACACTTTTTAATGCTTCAATTTGTAAGGTCTATGCACTATTTCTTCCCCTATCATTGAGATATTTTAACTTAAATTCCTCAGAAGATAAATATCCAAGTTTGCTGTACAAATATAAGTTGTTGTAATCATTAGTTATCCAATCCTTTATTCTATTTCTGGCTTCTTCAAAGCTTTCAAAACTTATAAGATTTTCTTTGCTTCATTTTCCTAATACCCCTTTTATAGAGATTTTGTCTCTGCTTATACAGAGATTCCATACAAATTCCATGTATCTCGTATTTAGGGGTTTAGTATTAACTTATCAACCTAAAAAACAACAGAAGAGAGAAAATTAACCAACTTTAAATTCTACAATACAGCTTTTTAAAAAGCAAGTTTACAAAACCTTGATTTGTCGATACCAAAAAATGAGAAAAGCGCTATTTTGCCAAATATTGACCCGCAGATGAAACCTTCAAGACCCCCTACTACTACTGGGTGACAGCTTGCTGAAAACTTTTTTGACCTTTTTTTCGGATACTTTTTCTTAAAAATCAATGTATTACAGAATGCCGAAGGCGGGATTTGAACCCGCACGGCGTTGCCACCACCAGATCCTGAATCTGGCGCGTCTGCCAGTTCCGCCACTTCGGCTTAATTTTTATTTTATCTTTATTAGATAATTCATAGCAAGTCTAAATTTGTATTCCAAAGTATATAAATTTCAATTGACAAAAAAAATTTTTTTACATTAATATATAAAGTTTGCAGGGGCTTTGTCCCTGCTTTCATCTCTGTGGGAGGAGGTATGAAATTGTATGCTTTAGGGACCCATCTTTTAATTGAATTGAAAGATTGCAATCCTGAGATCCTGAAGGATCTCGAAAGCGTCAGAAATATTCTCGTAGAAGCTGCCAAAAAAGCAAATGCAACAATTATTAGTGTAAACTTTCATGAGTTTAATCCTTTTGGTATTAGTGGTGTTATAGTGATTGCAGAATCTCATCTGACTATTCATACATGGCCTGAGTATGGTTTTGCTGCAGTGGATGTCTTTACCTGTGGAGATATTATAAAACCAGAGGTTGCAGCTCAATATATCATAGAGGCTTTTGAATGTAAGTCTCCATCAATAGTTGAAATGAAAAGAGGTATAATTTCTTACAAAAACGAAAAACTGCCACATAAGGTATGCCATGAAGAATTGCAAATGGTATATTGAGCAGACATCTGAAGATGAAATTATACTTCATTCTCTGAAGGAGATAATCTTTTCTGGAACATCTCCTTATCAGAGAATTGAAATAATTCGTTCTGGTGATTTTGGGAGATGTCTACTGCTTGATGGTAAAATGCAGTCTGCTGAGGCTGATGAATTTATCTACCACGAAGCACTTGTTCATCCTGTGATGCTTTTAAGTGATAATGCGGAGAGAATTTTAATTGCTGGTGGTGGAGAAGGCGCTACTCTCAGAGAGGTGTTAAAATATCCTATTAAAGAAGTTGTAATGGTTGAGCTTGATGAGGTCGTTATTAATACTGCTAAAAAATATCTTCCACAATGGAGTGATGGCGCTTTTGATGATCCTCGGGTCAGGTTAATCATAGATGATGCAAGAAGCTATATTGAAAAAACAAAAAATTACTTTGATGTCATAATAATAGATCTTCCTGAACCAGCAGAAGGAGGACCTGCATATCTTCTATATACTAAGGAGTTTTACGAAAACGTTAAGGAAGCGCTTACTGAAAAAGGAATGATGGTTACACAATCTGCCTCTACTTCTATTAACAATCTAAGAGTATTTGTCTCAATTGTTACTACTCTCAGGCAAGTGTTCCCATATGTAAAGCCTTATATTACCTATGTTCCATCTTTTTTTGCTCCATGGGGTTTTTCACTGGCTTCTAAAAAAATAAATCCTGAAGAATGCATATCAAAAATAAATGAAAAGATTATTTCAATTGAGAAAAGTTTAAAGTTTTACGATCTGGATGCTCATAATTCAATGTTCTGTCTTCCAAAACATATTAAAAGAGCAATTGAAACAGAGGGAAGAGTCATCCGCGATGACTCCCCTCTTTCTTTTTATTAATCTTTCTTTTTGGAAGGAAGTACTGAAAGACCTGGTAACTCCTTACCTTCAAGCAATTGTAAAGCAGCTCCACCACCTGTTGAGATAAATGAGATAGCATCACTGACACCTGCTTTATGCACCGCGTAATCTGTGTCTCCACCACCTACTATTGTAAAAGCATAGGAGTCAGCAACGGCATGGGCAATTGCAAAAGTTCCTCTTGAAAAGGCATCTATCTCAAAAACGCCCATTGGTCCATTCCACAGAATTGTTTTTGCATCATGCAGTGCCTCTGTAAAGAGTTTTACAGAGGCAGGACCTATGTCCAGTGCTCGCCAGCCCTGTGGTATTTCCTGTACAGGAACAATTTTTGTTTCTGCTCCATGCTCTATACTTTGTGCAATAACAACATCTACAGGTAAATAAAATTTAACTTTGTTTGTACGAAGTTTCTCCATAATTTTAAGAGCAAAATCTATCATGTCTGGCTCAACAAGGCTGTCTCCCACTTCATATCCCATTGCCTTTATAAATGTAAAAGCCATTCCACCGCCAACTATGACTTTATCTGCCTTATCTGCAAGATTTTCAAGAACTCCTATTTTACCTCCAACCTTTGCTCCTCCGAGTATTACTACAAAAGGTCTTATTGGAGACTCTACAGCTCCTTTTAAGTACTCAATCTCTTTTTTAAGTAAAAATCCTGCAGCAGAGGGAATGAACTTTGGAATTCCAACTATTGAGGCATGTGCTCTGTGTGATGCACCAAAGGCATCGTTTACATAAAAATCAGCTAAAGATGCCAGTGATTTTGCAAATTTTTCATCATTTTTTTCTTCTTCAATGTGAAATCTTAAATTTTCAAGCAGCACCACATCTCCTTCTTTCATTTTTGAAATAATCTGTTCAACCTGTGGACCAATACAGTCAGGTGCAAAGATTACTTCTTTGTTAAGTAATCTCTGAAGTCTTCTTGCAACGGGAGCAAGAGAAAATTTCGGATCAACTTTTCCTTTTGGTCTGCCAAGATGGGAAGCTAAAATCACTTTTGCTCCCTCATCAATTGCGTAGTTTATAGTTGGCAGTGTAGAACGGATTCTTCTGTCGTCAGTTATCATTAAGTTTGCATCAAGGGGAACATTAAAATCCGCTCTTATAAAAACTCTTTTCCCCTTAATAGGAAGATCTTCAATTGTGAGTTTGTCAAATGAATTATTAAATGGTGCCATCTTGTCCTCCTTTAAATTCTTTCCATTAAATAAAGAACAAGGTCTCTTACTCTACAGCTATAACCATATTCATTGTCGTACCATGATATTACCTTTGCGAGCTTTCCTTCTATAACTCTTGTAAGAAGTCCATCAACGATTGATGAATATGGTAAACCATTAAAATCAACAGAGACCAGAGGCTCTTCAATATAGTTTAAAATTCCTTTAAGAGACTCAAGAGATGCTTTTTTCAATGCCTCATTAATATCAGACTCTGTAACATCTTTACTGATTTGAGCTACAAAATCAACCATTGAAACATTGGGAGTTGGAACTCTTATTGCTAATCCATCAAGTTTTCCTTTGAGCTCTGGAAGAACTTTTCCCACAGCTTTTGCAGCTCCTGTTGTGGTAGGAATCATTGAAACAGCAGCAGCTCTTGCCCTTCTTAAGTCTTTGTGAGGAAGATCAAGGATTCTCTGATCATTTGTATAGGCATGTACAGTTGTGGCAAAACCTCTCTCTATTCCAAAATTTTCATGAAGAACTTTTGCCACAGGAGCAAGACAGTTGGTTGTACAGGAAGCATTGGATATTATTTTATGCTGCGCTGGATCAAGAAGATGATGATTAACACCCATTACAACAGTAATATCTTCTTCCTTTGCTGGTGCTGTAATTATTACCCATTTTGCACCAGCCTGTAGATGCCGAGATGCTCCTGCTCTGTCTGTAAATCTTCCAGTAGATTCAATAACAACATCAATATTTAAATCCTGCCACGGAAGTTTTTGAGGATCTGTTTCAGCAAAAACTTGAATTTCTTTTCCATCAATCACAATGTTATTGCCCTGAGCTTTTACATCTCCTTTAAACCTTCCATGAACTGAGTCATACTTAAGTAGGTGAGCAAGTGTATATGCATCAGTAAGGTCATTAATTGCAACAACTTCAATATCTGGATAATCATAGGAAACACGAAAAAAAAGTCTACCAATTCTGCCAAAACCATTAATGGCTACTTTCATTGCCATTTTAAACCTCCTACATTAAATTTTTTCTCTAAAGCTGTTAATAACCATTCCTGTGAGGAGTTTAGGATAGAAATATGTTGACTTAGGAGGCATTCTCAGACCAGCAAGGGCAACTCTCTCTATATCATCTACGCCTGTTGCTCTTAAAATAAAAATTGCATCGCATTTGCATTCTTTCACCATTTTGATACCCTTTTCTATATCTATTTCATAGCAAATCTCTTTCTGGGGAAACATATTTTTTAATATAACCTCTTCAAGAATTGTGACATCAAGGTCTCTCAGTTCTTCAGGTAAATGGGTAAGAGATGGACCTCTGTATTGAAGAATATAGAATTTATTATCCTTTAAATAGACTCCTATGTTTTTATTGCCTCTCTTTTCAATTGCTTCCTGAATATCATCATTCTGATCTAATTCAAATATTTGAAAAAGACTTTGTTTTTCAAGTTGCTCCTTAACTGGAAAAGAAGTGCTTAAAAGTCTGTGAGTGGGTAAAATAAGATAGCCTTCATCTTCAATATTTGTTAAAAACATAAGAACATAGTTCCACGGTGGATCTTCCAAATCTGGATAGACTTCATTCATCTGTTTCCTGAACTCAAGAGCAACTTCATATCTATGATGTCCATCAGCGATAAATATGGCTTTGTCTTCAAACTCTGTTATTATTTTTTTTATTTCAGCTGGGTCTTTGATTTTATAAAGACTATGAATATTACCATCTAAATCTTTTGCCTGAATATAAGGTTCGTTAAGACTCTCAAGTATTTGAGATGTTATTCTCTCTTTCGATCGATAGATAGAAAAAATCAATGAAGTATTTGCCATACAGGCTTTCATAAGATTTAATCTGTCTGTTTTTGGTTTAGAATAGGTCTGTTCATGGGGATAAACGCCTTTGCCGAATTCTTCAAGCCTTACAGTCGCTATAATTCCTCTTAGTATTTTACTTTTGTTTTTATAGGAATACTTAATCTCATATCCATAAAAACAGGGGTCCTCATCCTGTATAAAAATTCCTTCCTGGAGCCATTCATCCAAATACTGTCTTGCAAGCTCATATTTATTTATTTGGGGTGAATTTTTCCCATAATCAATTCTGATAATATTGTAGGGACTCTTATTATAAAGAGACTCTCTAAGCTCGTCTGAGATTATATCATAGGGAGGACACATGACATCATGTCCGCATACTTTTTCAGGGTTGTAAACAATTCCTTTAAAAGGTTTGAGAATAGCCATATAGGTTTTATGATAACATTTAAAGTTATTGTAGCTCAACATTGTTAAAATATGTTATATTGTTTTTCATGAATTTAATAACAAAAACAGTTCTTCTGCCAAAAATTGGCAAGACAAGAATTACATTTTATCGTGACAGAAGAAAAGCTACGAAGGATAAAACAACTTTTTCCTTACCCTTTGATCTTCAATTGGGTGAAAAACTTGCCTACGGAGAGATAGTTTACAGTCCTGTTTTCAGATCTTGCAGGATTATGTGGAGTGAAACTCCAGAGGATGTTCAAATAAAAGAAGAAACTGAAAATTTTATCAAAGAATTTTTATTTGGCACGCTTCTGGCTACAACTGAACCAATAGAGCCTGAAGAAGCTGAAAAAATCTTAAGCGATTTCTTTGAATTCTTTAAATCTTCAATTCAATACAGAATCACCGCTGAAGGTGTTTGTGTTTTATACATTCCAGTAGGAGGAAAAGATTCAAGAATAATTAAGTTAATCTTGAGAAAAAAAGACACTGGAGATTACATCTTCAGTGATGATGGAGTTATTCTAAGAAGTTTTCG
The nucleotide sequence above comes from Thermodesulfovibrio aggregans. Encoded proteins:
- a CDS encoding phosphoglycerate kinase; amino-acid sequence: MAPFNNSFDKLTIEDLPIKGKRVFIRADFNVPLDANLMITDDRRIRSTLPTINYAIDEGAKVILASHLGRPKGKVDPKFSLAPVARRLQRLLNKEVIFAPDCIGPQVEQIISKMKEGDVVLLENLRFHIEEEKNDEKFAKSLASLADFYVNDAFGASHRAHASIVGIPKFIPSAAGFLLKKEIEYLKGAVESPIRPFVVILGGAKVGGKIGVLENLADKADKVIVGGGMAFTFIKAMGYEVGDSLVEPDMIDFALKIMEKLRTNKVKFYLPVDVVIAQSIEHGAETKIVPVQEIPQGWRALDIGPASVKLFTEALHDAKTILWNGPMGVFEIDAFSRGTFAIAHAVADSYAFTIVGGGDTDYAVHKAGVSDAISFISTGGGAALQLLEGKELPGLSVLPSKKKD
- a CDS encoding DUF1828 domain-containing protein codes for the protein MNLITKTVLLPKIGKTRITFYRDRRKATKDKTTFSLPFDLQLGEKLAYGEIVYSPVFRSCRIMWSETPEDVQIKEETENFIKEFLFGTLLATTEPIEPEEAEKILSDFFEFFKSSIQYRITAEGVCVLYIPVGGKDSRIIKLILRKKDTGDYIFSDDGVILRSFRPHERGQRERVVFSAKRLGIDVKEEELFVESSPEEISQNFYRFIQFVSAVYLFYLI
- a CDS encoding IS3 family transposase produces the protein MSFESFEEARNRIKDWITNDYNNLYLYSKLGYLSSEEFKLKYLNDRGRNSA
- the speD gene encoding adenosylmethionine decarboxylase; the encoded protein is MKLYALGTHLLIELKDCNPEILKDLESVRNILVEAAKKANATIISVNFHEFNPFGISGVIVIAESHLTIHTWPEYGFAAVDVFTCGDIIKPEVAAQYIIEAFECKSPSIVEMKRGIISYKNEKLPHKVCHEELQMVY
- the istB gene encoding IS21-like element helper ATPase IstB translates to MANIEDISKTIKYYCKLLSIPLVGEIYEKEAEQANKTQLSYQHYLYNLLKYQVDSRLDNSVQRKIKKAKFPFIKTIEEYDFSFQPKVDEKLIKQLSELNFVGEGKNIIFAGPPGVGKTHLAVAIGVKAAMARKRVLFFTAEELINNLISAEYSKTLPQYIESLSRIELLIIDEVGYLEISKASAALFFKLISKRYEKTSTIITTNKPFEEWNEIFGDEVIAAAILDRLLHHCYPFFITGKSYRMKELFEKGGEKRIKNDTI
- a CDS encoding AAA domain-containing protein; the protein is MLGGTNRYNQEEALEIKKLLIDIASKLTPEKSKEIAVITPCSAQKKLLRKIINDLKDRGQIQNLQIKCDTVDSFQGQEADIVIYSCVRTDGSLSFLIDKKRLNVALSRVRENLFIVGHKDFLYNAKVEGKEIIKNF
- the gap gene encoding type I glyceraldehyde-3-phosphate dehydrogenase, which codes for MAMKVAINGFGRIGRLFFRVSYDYPDIEVVAINDLTDAYTLAHLLKYDSVHGRFKGDVKAQGNNIVIDGKEIQVFAETDPQKLPWQDLNIDVVIESTGRFTDRAGASRHLQAGAKWVIITAPAKEEDITVVMGVNHHLLDPAQHKIISNASCTTNCLAPVAKVLHENFGIERGFATTVHAYTNDQRILDLPHKDLRRARAAAVSMIPTTTGAAKAVGKVLPELKGKLDGLAIRVPTPNVSMVDFVAQISKDVTESDINEALKKASLESLKGILNYIEEPLVSVDFNGLPYSSIVDGLLTRVIEGKLAKVISWYDNEYGYSCRVRDLVLYLMERI
- a CDS encoding DUF1015 domain-containing protein: MAILKPFKGIVYNPEKVCGHDVMCPPYDIISDELRESLYNKSPYNIIRIDYGKNSPQINKYELARQYLDEWLQEGIFIQDEDPCFYGYEIKYSYKNKSKILRGIIATVRLEEFGKGVYPHEQTYSKPKTDRLNLMKACMANTSLIFSIYRSKERITSQILESLNEPYIQAKDLDGNIHSLYKIKDPAEIKKIITEFEDKAIFIADGHHRYEVALEFRKQMNEVYPDLEDPPWNYVLMFLTNIEDEGYLILPTHRLLSTSFPVKEQLEKQSLFQIFELDQNDDIQEAIEKRGNKNIGVYLKDNKFYILQYRGPSLTHLPEELRDLDVTILEEVILKNMFPQKEICYEIDIEKGIKMVKECKCDAIFILRATGVDDIERVALAGLRMPPKSTYFYPKLLTGMVINSFREKI
- the speE gene encoding polyamine aminopropyltransferase, which encodes MKNCKWYIEQTSEDEIILHSLKEIIFSGTSPYQRIEIIRSGDFGRCLLLDGKMQSAEADEFIYHEALVHPVMLLSDNAERILIAGGGEGATLREVLKYPIKEVVMVELDEVVINTAKKYLPQWSDGAFDDPRVRLIIDDARSYIEKTKNYFDVIIIDLPEPAEGGPAYLLYTKEFYENVKEALTEKGMMVTQSASTSINNLRVFVSIVTTLRQVFPYVKPYITYVPSFFAPWGFSLASKKINPEECISKINEKIISIEKSLKFYDLDAHNSMFCLPKHIKRAIETEGRVIRDDSPLSFY
- a CDS encoding helix-turn-helix transcriptional regulator — encoded protein: MPKKPNIKKEALNKRKEKPHGIGEKVINILKILNLIEQDRHPTVKELAQICEVSERSIYRYLYILNQVVPIVYDPKLGGYTFENPHALKSIPVEKEELAVILTLNDVLKKSAPSLSEKLMSLMEKINPVGKKPHGQIHHYLPNIQTELDIEKFNIISEAALERMQLMIKYHSINTNEVTERLIDPYGLIFHDGLWFVYAYCHLRQDTRTFAIDRIIEIKQMKTKFNIPEGFTLREKLKQSWFIWEAEPVEVKVKFSKDVAELIKRKPKWHHSEQRTENPDGTITLTFTVSGTDEIKWWLYSWIPHFEIIEPVTLKETMKEELKKALERIN